The Bacteroides sp. AN502(2024) DNA segment GGAATCCGTTGTGGAATGCTGCTATTGGGACAAGGAACTTCGGGAAATACACAAACCTGACTAACAACTTTTATGTTGAGTGGCAGTTGGCCGAGTCGTTGAAATTGATGGGGCGTGTGGGCTTGTCGAAAACACTCAATAGGCGAGAAGATTTTTATCCGGCCTCGCATACATCTTTTTGGGGGTATTCGGAAGAACGTGCATTCGAGAAGGGAAGTTATAGCAAGTCGGATGGAGAGAATACTTTTGTATCGGCCGATGTTACGGCAAACTATTCTTTGTTCCTTAATAAGAATCAGCTGTTCTTTAATGCAGGGTGGAACATTCAACAGAATCAGTCGGAATCTACTAACTTTAAGGTGATAGGATTCCCTAACGACCGCATCAACTTTATAGCCTCCGGTCTAAAGCCTGATTCAAGCCAGCCTTTTTCAGGAGGTGAGGGTATCAGCAGGTCAATTAGCCTATTGTCGGCTTTGAATTATTCGTATGATGACCGTTACTTGGCTGACCTTTCTTATCGCACTAGTGCTTCTTCTCTTTTCGGAAAGGATAACCGTTGGGGACAGTTTTGGGCAATAGGAGCCGGATGGAACTTACATAAGGAACACTTTATGGAAGAAGCCACTTGGCTGAAACAGTTTAAGGTCAGGGCCTCTACCGGTTATACCGGAGCACAGAACTTCAGCTCCTATCAGGCATTAGCCACATTTGGCTATTATCAGACGCAGGCCTATGATAATTGGATAGGCTCCTACCTTATGGCTTTACCCAATGATAAATTAAAATGGCAGAAGACGCAGGATTATAACATAGGAGTCGATATAAACCTACTTAATCGGATGATAATCCGCTATGATTATTATGTGCAGAAAACAGAAGACCAGCTTTTAGCACTTACAATTCCGCCTTCAATGGGTTTTCTTAGTTATATGGAGAACTTGGGAAGTACAGAGAATAGGGGAATGGAGTTGAAACTGAATGCACATCTTCTGTACAATCCGGCAAGGAAACAATACTTGAGCGTATTCTTCTCTATCGCCAAGAACTCGAATAAACTCAAAAAAATATCAAATGCCTTGAAGAATTATAATGATGAAGTAGATGATAAAATAGTAGCAGGAAAGACAAACAAGCCTCAACTCCATTTTATCGAAGGAGAGTCAATGAACGCTATATGGGCCGTACGTTCATTGGGTATAGATCCCGCTACAGGCGATGAATTATATCTCACTAAAGATGGGAAGAGTACAACGGAGTGGAGGACAGAGGACCAAGTGGTATGTGGAGATGCAATGCCGAAATGCACGGGCACTTTTGGACTGAACTTAGATTATAAGGGAATATTCATGAATATGAGGGTGTGTCAAAATTCCCTTTTTGAAGAAATGACCTCTGCTATAGCTATCTGTGGCAGGGGTAAATCTTTATATTCAGGCATTATGACACACCCTCATATTCATGAATATGTCTTTTTATTATCAGCTGGGTGGACAGATGTATAATCACACATTGGTGAACCGTGTAGAGAATGCGTATGTCGGGCTGAATGTAGATAAGCGTATATACAATGCGGTATGGAAGAAACCGGGCGATATTGTTGATTTCTCTTATAGCCCTTATAAGACAACTAAACCGAGCTCACGCTTTATTCAGAACTTAAATGAACTTCGTTTCTCTGCATTGAATATTGGGTACGATTTCCGTTATTCTACTTTGCTACGTAAGCTGAAACTTGCACAGCTGAAAGCAAGCTTCTATATGAATGATATTTTCCGCGCATCTACCGTACGGGTAGAAAGGGGGTTGGATTATCCGTTTGCTCGTACTTATTCGTTCTCTTTGCAAGCAACCTTCTAATATGTAAGATATGATGAAAAAGATACAGAAAGTAAAGAATATACTTGGCATACTTATCTTATTTTTGTTAAGTGTGTCGTGCCATGACTGGTTGGATGTTAGTCCAAAGTCTGAGGTGAAATATGATGATTTGTTCAGCTATAAGAACGGATTCAAAGACCAATTAACAGGCATTTATACTGCACTTTGTAGTGAAAACTTGTATGGAGCAAACCTCACTTTTGGTATGGTAGATGCACTAGGTCAACAATATATATGGAAACAAGAGGCCGGCATTTATTATCATTTGCATCGGTTTGAATACGAAAACAGCAACAGCCAGAGAGTCATAAACAATGTGTGGAGCAGTATGTATAATACGATAGCCAATATCAATATTTTATTGAAAGGGATCAATGAACATCGAGGTGTTCTGTCGGAAACCGAAGAAAAGGTTTATGAGGGCGAAGCATGTGCTTTGCGTGCCTTTCTGCATTTCGATTTGCTCAGGTTGTTCAGCATGAGCTATGCAAGTGGGGGCAATGAAAAAGCTATCCCGTATGTTAAGGGAGTGTCGAATGAGGTTACCCCACTATCTACGGTTGCCGAGGTTATTGAATTAGTGATTGAAGACTTAAAGCATGCCATGAATCTATTGGAGGTCGATCCAGTGAAAGCTGGGTACTCTTCTACCGACTTTATAGGTACCCGCAAATTCCATTTTAATTATTATGCTGTTTGTGCCTTAATGGCTCGAGCCTATCTTTATAAAGGCGATAAGGAGAATGCATTGCGGTGTGCCCGCGAAGTGATAGAATCGAATCATTATCCTTGGGTGGCAAGTAGCAATGTAACTACCAACATGCGCCAGACTCGCGATGGAATATTTGAACCGGAGTGTATCTTCATGCTAAATAATACAAGGCTGAAATCGTTGACAGAAAGTTTTCTGAAAGACGGTGAGAGCTACACTATGGGGAACTTGCTCATTATGTCTCCGGAAGTATGTGCGGAGATCTTCGAAACGAACCTATATGGGTTTGATTGGCGATATAACTACTATTTTGAAACATTGTTGAACTACTATGTCGGTAGTACTAAGTTGTGGCAAGTTTCTGCCAATTATAATAACCGGCAGCCATTACTTAGAGTAAGTGAAATGTGGTTGATTGCTGCTGAATGCGCTACCTCTAAGAAAGAGGCTGTGAACTATATTAACACACTGCGTAGGCATAGGGGGTTCGATGAGGGGAGTATGCTGACAGAAGACGTTGTAACAGATGTGATGCTACAATCCATTATAGGGAAAGAATATCGAAAAGAGTTTATCGGTGAGGGGCAATGGTTTTTGTACTGTAAGCGCTTAGACCTCCCGGAAATTCCCGATGTAACAGTGCCTTTCAGTAAAGCTTTTTATGTACTCCCGATGCCCGATCAAGAAAAGGAATACGGTAATAGAAACTAAAGTAGGAAAGGAGATAATATATGAAACGATTAGGTTATGCTATAAGCTTGTTGCTACTTTTAATTGGTTGTACTAAAGATAATTATTTGCAGTATGATACTAAGGTAGCTTCTTTGCGATTTGTTTACTCTTCGGGAGTGAAGGACAGTACGGTCTATTCCTTCGGTTTGCATCCGGGCATGCAGGAAGATGTTGTGGAAGTACCGTTCGGCTTGATAGGTTTGAGTTCCTCTGAGCCCAGAAAAGTTGCAGTGGAGGTTGTTAAAGAGAAAACAACAGCGATAGAGAATAGTGAATTTGTGATTGAGCCATGCATGCTTCCCGCAGATGCCGTTACTGGCAGTATAAGAATAAAAGTGCGTAGAAGTGACAATCTGGATGGAAACGGTAAGGTCGTTGCATTGCGCTTACGGGCCAATGACTATTTTGAAGAAGCACCAGTCGACAGGTCCATGTTTCGTATCATAATAACCAATGAGCTGACAGAACCCGTAGGATGGATTTTCAATGAATACAGCCGTATCAAGCACGAGTTCGTGATTCTGCATACAGGCGTTGCCACAAATTATAACAAATGGAGTACTTCGGAACAGATTTATTGGAAAGGTATATTAATCAAAGCGTTGTACGAATATAATAAGGCGCATCCGGGAAAACCTTTGATAGATGAAAATGGGCTGATAATAACTTTCTGATTATTAATGATAAAGATATACGTAGTGATGAGAAATATTTTAATTTTATACTTATGCTTTATTGGGCTGACAATGAACCTGTCTGCTTGCTATGAGGATCGGGGGAATTATGATTATTCAGAGTTGCCTCATATTACTATACAAGCAAAAGATACTGTGCATGCCACGCAGTTTACAACATTGGAACTACCTGTAGAAATGAATCTGGACGACTACGACAGCAAGGACTACGAGTTTAGCTGGCGTCTTTGGCCGAATGATATAGGAGGAGTATGGAAACAGAAAACTATTGCAAATACTAAAGACCTTTCTTATGCAGTGACCGAGATTCCGGGTTCCTACTCGTTAGTACTTACTTGCCACAACAAACAGTCCGGAGTAAATACCTATAAACAGATTCTTTTGGTTGTTCAGGGAGTTATTACCGAAGGCTGGATGGTGTTACATGAGAAAGACGGAAAGACCGATTTCGATTTGGTGATGAGTCCCTACTTCTCCAACCGGGTCGATAAGGACCTGATACTGCATAACGTTTATCAGTCTGTCAACGGAGAACAATTAGAGGGAAGAGGCGTTAAGATTGGTAGTTTCTTCTGTATAGGACGTTATCAAAACGTAACGATTCTCACCGATAAGGGTGGCGCTCGTTTAGATGCCATCACTATGCAGAAAATATTCGACATTTCTACTTTGATGCCCGATATGAGCAATTGGAAGCCGGAGAACTATCTTTTTTATCATTATTATTGGAGTCCTGCCCGGTTTGGATACGATGCCATTATCTCTAATGGGCATTTTTATGAGTATAGTGCTATGGGGGCAATGGGGTTCACTACTTACATTGAGCCTATCCTGAAAGACGAAATGACGTACAGGTCGGCTGCCTATGCTCCCCGCTACTTCGATTACTATCTTGCCATTATCTACGATGAATTAGGCGGGCGGTTCTTATGTTTCCCAAAGCACAACAATGGTAGTTCTACATGGATACTTCAGGAAATGCCTGACAATGCCTCCGGTACTGTATGCAACATTAAGAACATGCATGCCAAGCTGCGGTATATGGATACTGGATTTAATAATTACGAATATGGATTGTTTGAGGATTGGGATACCCATGCCAATGCTTTATATGCATTTAACTTCGATGCCAGTGTCAATGTGGACAAAGCTATGTATAGCGCGGCGAACTGTCCCGATATTCAGAAGGCCGATTATTTTGCATTAGGCGATTTAGGACCGGTATTTTATTATGCTACCGACAGGGATATCTATCAGTATGATTATATGGGAACCAATACAGGGAAAAAGGTTTATTCCTTGGCCAACAATGAGGAAAGAATCACTGGCATGAAAATATTCAAGCCTTGCGTTGATCGTTTCATTCGTTCGCACCCTTACAATAACAAGGTGCTTATGATATCTACCTATAACGGTTTTTCCAAAGAAGGAAAGCTTTACATGTACTATATCAATGTAAGCAATGGGGCGATTGACGTCTCCTCGGAAAAGGTTATTGGCGGATTTGGTGAGATTTTGGATATGGAATACAATTTCGCGAAGTATGGCTCTTAAATATATGTACCGATGAAAAGTTTGTTTGCTTCGAAGTTGGGTCTCCTTTTTCTGTTCGTTCTATGTATGAGGCAGGTATCTGCTCAGGTCATTATCTGCTTCGAAGCGTTTAATAAGGAAGATATATGGGTGGCCTTTCGGGACTCGTCCTACAAAACGATACTCGATGAGTGTGGAAAAGGGGTGATTGAAGTTCCGGATTCGTTGCCGTCAGGGTATGCGGTGTTGTATGGGCCTCGTAAGATATATAATTTTTATCTTATGCCGGGTACACGGCAAAGTATGAAAATACATTCCAACGGACACCTCGATTTCAATGGAGCAGGGAAAGAAATTAATGAGTACTTAAATGGAAAAAGCATAAACAATCCGGGACTAAGCTACGACCAGCCCGAAGACGAATTTCTTAAACAGTGGGAGCAGATGCTTGTAAGGCTTCAGGATCATCTCGACTCGCTTTCGTTGCCCAAAACATTTAAGTTCGTGGAACATAAGCGGCTGCATTATTGGGCATGTAATATGCTTCAAGCCTATCCGCTTTATCGTGCAAGAAGACTCAATACTAAGTGGTATGCTCCTAAAGACGATTATTATCGGCGGATGGAGAGGGCTATGAAGGAGGATATGGATGCCTATGAGTTATGGGAATATAGAAAGGCTTTCGAGAATTATATATGGTCTTTTGCCAAGAAAATAGCTGGAAACCAACCTCTGGAACAACTACGTGAGGCATTGATGCACATAAACCAGTCGGTGAGCGACCCTAGGCTTACCGAATATTTGGTTCATGCTGTTATGTATCAACATGTAAGGAACTATGGTGCGGAGGGCGTTGACAAATTTCTGCCTGTCTACGAGGAAAAGGTTCGGGATTCTGTACGAAAGGCAGATTTTGATAAGTTGTATCAAAAACATTGTCGTTTGGCAAAAGGTCGTAAAGCACCGAACTTTAGGCTCTCCGATATTAACGGTAACTGGGTTTCTCTATCGAGTTTGTTGGGTAAATATGTATTTATAGATTTATGGGCTACATGGTGTATGCCTTGTTGCAAAGAGCTCCCTTTTATGCAGCAAATGGAAGAAAGGTACAAGGGGAAGCCAATTCAGTTTATAGGTATCTCTATCGACAATGATGAGGCTGCTTGGCGAAGAAAGGTCAAGGCTGATAATCTGAAGGGACTTCAGTTGCATGTAGACAGGGAGTCTACGTTTCGTGACGATTATCAAATCTCTTTCATTCCACGCTTTATGCTGATTAATCCTGAGGGCAAAATTGTAGATGTGAAACTGTCCCGACCTTCTGACCCTGCCACTATGGAGTTCTTGGATGCCTTGTTGGAGTAGTCTCTTCATGAATAGCCAGCTGCATACTCCTGCTGAAGGTTGGGCAGGAACGGTGTATTGGTCCGTCGTGTGAATGACTTTGCGGATTTTGAGCGGTGCATTGTTCCAAGTTTGACCGTCTGATGGGAAAAACAGGTATCTGCAGAGGAAGGAGATCGGGGAAGCGCGGTGACAACTTGTACTCTGAGTGATGAGGATAGTGGTAAAGCTCCATCAATAGTTCCGTTGCTTTGGCATTATAATTGGTTTTCTCAGGAGAAGAGCTTCTTATATAAAAGAAACGGTCTTGGTTTCATGTCAGTATCAATGGACATTAAAACCAAGATCGTTTCTTTTATATAAAGTCGTCCGTCTATATACCGAACGACAATTTATCAATAGATTGATATACGATACTTACAATGCCAAGACCGATAATACCCAATGTGCAGAGTGCCAGTCCCCATTTCGTGCAACGGTCGCTGCGGAAAGTAGGAATCGGGTTGTCGGAAGGAGTGATATACATTGCTTTTACAATCAACAGATAGTAGTACAATGAAATCACAGTATTTACCAATGCGATGAATACCAGCAAGTGAAAACCTGCATCGAAAGCAGCCATGAAGATAAAGAACTTGGAGAAGAATCCGGCAAACGGGGGAATACCTGCCAATGAGAACAGAGACAGGGTCATCAGGAGAGCAATTTTAGGATTCGTCTTATAAAGTCCGGCGTAATCTTCGAGTGTAAATTTTTGGCTGCGTAATGCTACGATAGTAATGACTGCAAATACTCCGAGGTTGGCAGTTGCATACACCAATACGTAATATACCAAAGCTGTCATGCCCTGTGCTGTGCCTCCTATAACGCCCAACATAATGTATCCCGCTTGTGAAATACTGGAGAACGCCATCAAACGCTTCAGGTTCTGCTGACGGACAGCAAATATATTGGCAATAGTGATGGAAGCGATGGTTACCCAATAAAGTATTTCTTGCCAGTCACTAATCATTGGAACGAATACTTTGACTAGGATAGCCAATAGTACAAATGCAGCCGATCCTTTTGATATAACGCTCAAATAAGCGGTAACTGTACTCGGAGCACCTTCGTAAACGTCTGCTGTCCATAAGTGAAACGGAACCAATGATAATTTGAATGCCATTCCTGCAAAGAAGAATACAAATGCCATGATTTGCAAAGGGTTTCCGTTGATATGGGCAGGAAGGTCATCGAAATAAAGAGTACCAGCGGAACCGTAGAACATTGACAGACCGAACAACAGTAATGCACTGGAGAAAAGAGCTGTCAGAATGTATTTGGCTCCTGCCTCGGCAGAGTTATGACGGTATTTATCAAAGGCGATCAGTGCTGCCATCGGGATAGAAGCTGTTTCCAGCCCGATGAAGAACATCAGGAAGTGTCCGGCAGAAATCATGAGGTACATACCAAACAAGGTAGAGAGGGTCAGTACATAGAATTCTCCTTGCTTGAACGAAGTATCTTCTCTTTTCATCCATTCGTGTGCCATCAGGAAAACAATCAGCGTACCGATGTGCAGGATTGATTTTATCACTGTGTGCATTGGTACATAATGATACATCCCACCGAATGCATCGGCAGCAGTCCCCGGAATTAAATTGATTGCTGTATGGATAGCCATCAGAATAACAGGCAGCATTGTGTTCAGGCGTGCTTTCCCGCTATTCTTGTGTGCATCCGGACTCATGAAGAGGTCAGCTAGGAATAGCAGCAGTAGGACAGCTATGAGCGACAGCTCTTCTCGCATATATAGAAATTGTGAATAATCCATCTTTATCAATTAAAAATTAAAGATCAAAAAATTAAAGGACTATGGGATTAATTGTGAGACAACCGGCAGTACACTTTC contains these protein-coding regions:
- a CDS encoding RagB/SusD family nutrient uptake outer membrane protein; protein product: MMKKIQKVKNILGILILFLLSVSCHDWLDVSPKSEVKYDDLFSYKNGFKDQLTGIYTALCSENLYGANLTFGMVDALGQQYIWKQEAGIYYHLHRFEYENSNSQRVINNVWSSMYNTIANINILLKGINEHRGVLSETEEKVYEGEACALRAFLHFDLLRLFSMSYASGGNEKAIPYVKGVSNEVTPLSTVAEVIELVIEDLKHAMNLLEVDPVKAGYSSTDFIGTRKFHFNYYAVCALMARAYLYKGDKENALRCAREVIESNHYPWVASSNVTTNMRQTRDGIFEPECIFMLNNTRLKSLTESFLKDGESYTMGNLLIMSPEVCAEIFETNLYGFDWRYNYYFETLLNYYVGSTKLWQVSANYNNRQPLLRVSEMWLIAAECATSKKEAVNYINTLRRHRGFDEGSMLTEDVVTDVMLQSIIGKEYRKEFIGEGQWFLYCKRLDLPEIPDVTVPFSKAFYVLPMPDQEKEYGNRN
- a CDS encoding DUF4843 domain-containing protein, with product MKRLGYAISLLLLLIGCTKDNYLQYDTKVASLRFVYSSGVKDSTVYSFGLHPGMQEDVVEVPFGLIGLSSSEPRKVAVEVVKEKTTAIENSEFVIEPCMLPADAVTGSIRIKVRRSDNLDGNGKVVALRLRANDYFEEAPVDRSMFRIIITNELTEPVGWIFNEYSRIKHEFVILHTGVATNYNKWSTSEQIYWKGILIKALYEYNKAHPGKPLIDENGLIITF
- a CDS encoding PKD-like family lipoprotein, whose product is MRNILILYLCFIGLTMNLSACYEDRGNYDYSELPHITIQAKDTVHATQFTTLELPVEMNLDDYDSKDYEFSWRLWPNDIGGVWKQKTIANTKDLSYAVTEIPGSYSLVLTCHNKQSGVNTYKQILLVVQGVITEGWMVLHEKDGKTDFDLVMSPYFSNRVDKDLILHNVYQSVNGEQLEGRGVKIGSFFCIGRYQNVTILTDKGGARLDAITMQKIFDISTLMPDMSNWKPENYLFYHYYWSPARFGYDAIISNGHFYEYSAMGAMGFTTYIEPILKDEMTYRSAAYAPRYFDYYLAIIYDELGGRFLCFPKHNNGSSTWILQEMPDNASGTVCNIKNMHAKLRYMDTGFNNYEYGLFEDWDTHANALYAFNFDASVNVDKAMYSAANCPDIQKADYFALGDLGPVFYYATDRDIYQYDYMGTNTGKKVYSLANNEERITGMKIFKPCVDRFIRSHPYNNKVLMISTYNGFSKEGKLYMYYINVSNGAIDVSSEKVIGGFGEILDMEYNFAKYGS
- a CDS encoding TlpA family protein disulfide reductase; its protein translation is MRQVSAQVIICFEAFNKEDIWVAFRDSSYKTILDECGKGVIEVPDSLPSGYAVLYGPRKIYNFYLMPGTRQSMKIHSNGHLDFNGAGKEINEYLNGKSINNPGLSYDQPEDEFLKQWEQMLVRLQDHLDSLSLPKTFKFVEHKRLHYWACNMLQAYPLYRARRLNTKWYAPKDDYYRRMERAMKEDMDAYELWEYRKAFENYIWSFAKKIAGNQPLEQLREALMHINQSVSDPRLTEYLVHAVMYQHVRNYGAEGVDKFLPVYEEKVRDSVRKADFDKLYQKHCRLAKGRKAPNFRLSDINGNWVSLSSLLGKYVFIDLWATWCMPCCKELPFMQQMEERYKGKPIQFIGISIDNDEAAWRRKVKADNLKGLQLHVDRESTFRDDYQISFIPRFMLINPEGKIVDVKLSRPSDPATMEFLDALLE
- a CDS encoding NADH-quinone oxidoreductase subunit N; protein product: MDYSQFLYMREELSLIAVLLLLFLADLFMSPDAHKNSGKARLNTMLPVILMAIHTAINLIPGTAADAFGGMYHYVPMHTVIKSILHIGTLIVFLMAHEWMKREDTSFKQGEFYVLTLSTLFGMYLMISAGHFLMFFIGLETASIPMAALIAFDKYRHNSAEAGAKYILTALFSSALLLFGLSMFYGSAGTLYFDDLPAHINGNPLQIMAFVFFFAGMAFKLSLVPFHLWTADVYEGAPSTVTAYLSVISKGSAAFVLLAILVKVFVPMISDWQEILYWVTIASITIANIFAVRQQNLKRLMAFSSISQAGYIMLGVIGGTAQGMTALVYYVLVYATANLGVFAVITIVALRSQKFTLEDYAGLYKTNPKIALLMTLSLFSLAGIPPFAGFFSKFFIFMAAFDAGFHLLVFIALVNTVISLYYYLLIVKAMYITPSDNPIPTFRSDRCTKWGLALCTLGIIGLGIVSIVYQSIDKLSFGI